Proteins co-encoded in one Amaranthus tricolor cultivar Red isolate AtriRed21 chromosome 7, ASM2621246v1, whole genome shotgun sequence genomic window:
- the LOC130818632 gene encoding uncharacterized protein LOC130818632 — protein MVRDVGGLNGTRNMSLEEIVAMFLYTLAHHLKNRTIRSHFFRSGESVSRNFHRCLLAVLKLHTHLLKKPTPITEDCENCLGALDGTHISVHVPSEDRARYRTRKGSIAMNVFSNHMNEMNKHMSTIASAFSTTQLHEQAIMAREEVEENQKKKLVSELLRIEGLTRFEVMEASKSIEPNSFSLVWGSESIPSWYGVPYHSNPAH, from the exons ATGGTCAGAGATGTCGGTGGTTTAAATGGCACTCGAAATATGTCTTTGGAGGAAATTGTAGCTATGTTCTTGTACACTTTGGCACATCATTTGAAAAATAGGAcaattagaagtcatttctttcgaAGTGGAGAAAGTGTTAGTAGAAACTTCCACCGATGTCTTCTTGCCGTCTTAAAACTACATACTCACTTGCTAAAAAAGCCGACACCTATAACAGAAGATTGTGAA AATTGTTTAGGAGCCTTAGATGGCACTCATATTAGTGTTCATGTGCCAAGTGAGGATAGAGCAAGATATCGGACAAGGAAAGGTTCTATTGCTATGAATGT CTTTTCAAATCATATGAATGAGATGAACAAGCACATGTCTACCATTGCAAGTGCCTTCTCTACTACACAACTACATGAGCAAGCTATCATGGCTCGTGAAGAAGTtgaggaaaatcaaaaaaaaaaattggttagTGAATTGCTTCGCATAGAAGGATTGACAAGATTTGAAGTAATGGAAGCTTCCAAGAG tattgaaccaaacagttttaGTCTGGTATGGGGTTCTGAATCCATACCATCCTGGTATGGGGTTCCATACCATTCCAATCCTGCTCACTGA